Within the Kribbella aluminosa genome, the region CGCTTTTCGAGCGGGTCGCCAGACCGGTCGGGACGGACACGACGCCGGGGGTGTGGCTGGCCGGGCGGCGTCTGGTCGCGATCGACGGGATGTGTCTGGACGTCGCTGACACGCGCGCCAATCACGAGCACTTCGGCCGTCCGGGGGTCGACAAGGGCGAGCGGGCGGCGTTCCCTCAGGCCCGGGTGGTCGCGTTGGCCGAGTGCGGCACCCACGCGGTCTTCGCAGCCGAGATCGGCACCTACCCCGAGTCCGAGGCCGCTTTGGCCGAACGGCTCCTGGACAGGCTGGTGCCGGGGATGGTGCTGACCGCCGACCGCGGCTTCTTCTCCTACGCCTTGTGGCGCAAGGCGATCGCGGCCGGCGCCGACCTGTTGTGGCGGATCCGCACCGATAAGTCCGGGCCCAAGCCGATCCACGTTGAGGATCTTCCCGACGGCTCCTGGCTGGCCCACCTGCGTCAGTCGCACACGGCCGCGGCGCGGCGCGAGGAGCCGATGCTGGTCCGGGTCATCGATTACACCATCGATGACGGCCGGGACAACCCCACCGCCTACAGGCTCTTCACCACCTTGACCGACCCCGACGAGGTGAGTGCGACCGATCTCGCCGCGGCGTATGCCCAGCGGTGGGAGATCGAGCTGACCTTCGATGAACTGAAGACCCATCAGCGCGGACCACGCACCGTGCTGCGCAGCAAGTCGCCCGACCTGGTCCTCCAAGAGATCTGGGGCCACCTGTGCTGTCACTACGCGATCCGCTCCCTGATGGCCGAGGCCGCAACCCATGCCGGGCACGATCCGGACCGGGTCAGTTTCGTTGCCGCGCTCAGGATCACCCGCCAGACCCTCGCCCACCCGGGCGCATTTTCCCCCTGACCAGCACGGCCGCGACAGCCCCGGCTGGCCGGACTTCCTGCGCCGCCTAATCCGCCGGCTCAACCCCACCCGACGACGACGCTCCGCGCCCCGCGTCATCAAACGCAAATACGTCAAATGGCACGTCAAACGCGCCCACCACATCAACTGGCCGCAACCACAACAACCACCGAACTACGCCGTGATGCCACACTAACTGAACGGTATTGCACCTAATTCGGGTTCTGCCCCGAGGGGATCGGCTGTGGGGTGTGGACGACCGGGAGGCAGACCGTCGTACCGGCCTTGACCGCGACCGACGGGATGCCTTTGATCTTCACCGAGCCGAAGCCGGCGCCGATCACCAGGTCGACGCTGTGGTCGGTGCGTCCGTCGGCGATCATCTGGGCCTTCTGGTTCAGCTGACCCGCGACCAGCAGCATCTCGGGCGCGTTGGCCGCAGTGCCGCGCAGCGCCACCACGTCGACCTTGTTGCCCTTGGGCTCGTTGGACACCTTGCTGACGCTGAACCCGCGCTTCTTCAGCGCGTCCGACACCCGGCCGGCCGAGCCCGCGCGAGCGCCGCCGTTGTAGACGTTCAGCACCACTTGCGTGGGCAGCAGCCGGTTGTTGGTGAGCTTCTGCTCGGTGCAGGTCGGGCCGGCGCTGGAGCTCATCAGCGACTTCCAGCCCCACCAGCCGCCACCGGCCAGTATTCCGAGCAGGATCACCATGGTGATCGGCGTACGCCACCGGATCCGCGAGTGCGGTCTCGGTTGCGGATGGATCGCTGTCATCTGCTCCACCCCCCGTGAGCGGCAGCCATAGGTCAGTCCACTACCAGTACCCGTGCGTGCAGGACCTGACGCTGCTGCAGCGCGGCACGCAGCGCGCGGTGCAGACCGTCCTCGAGATACATGTCGCCCTTCCACTCCACGACGTGCGCGAACAGGTCGCCGTAGAAAGTCGAGTCCTCGTCCAGCAGTGCGGTCAGGTCCAAAGTGCCCTTGGTCGTGACGAGTTCGTCCAGCCGTACCTGCCGTGGTGGCAGAGCGGACCAGTCCTTGGGCCGCAGCCCATGGTCCGGGTACGGCCGATCGTCCCCGACGCGCTTGAAGATCACCCCCCGGAGTCTAGCCGGGGATCAGGTCCCGCGAGGAGGTCATGAATGTCACCGGAACAGTCCACAGCCGTTTTTCAACCTTTTGGAGGAGTACGGCGTCCCGCGCTGACATCGGAGGACGCCGGGTATGCCCTAGCATTCGAGCGGGTTATTTCCGTCAACCGGGGAAGGCACGCTGAGATGGCCGAGAAAGCCGACGTCGTCGACACCGTCAAGCAGGGATACGCGTTCGAGGGAGCGGCCCTCGAGCTGGGTTCGCTGCTGGTCGACGGCGAGCCGAAACCGGAGGCGGTCGTCCGGATTCCGCTGGGGATGATGAACCGGCACGGCCTGGTCGCGGGTGCCACCGGTACCGGCAAGACGAAGACCCTGCAGCTGATGGCCGAGCAGCTGTCGGCGGCCGGCGTCGCCGTGTTCGCGGCCGACGTGAAGGGCGACCTGTCCGGCATCTCGCAGCCGGGGACCGGCGGCGACAAGCTGCTGGCCCGGACCAAGGCGATCGGCCAGGAGTGGACTGCGACCGGCTTCCCGACCGAGTTCTACGCGCTCGGCGGGCAGGGGACCGGCATCCCGATCCGGGCAACGATCACGTCGTTCGGGCCGGTGCTGCTGTCCAAGGTGCTCGGGCTGAACGACGTACAGGAATCCTCGCTCGGGCTGATCTTCCACTACGCCGACAAGGCCGGCCTGACACTGCTCGACCTGAAGGACCTGCGGTCGGTCATCCAGCACCTCACCTCGGACGAGGGCAAGGCGGACCTGAAGGATCTCGGCGGGCTGTCCGCGGCCACCGCGGGCGTCATCCTGCGGGCGTTGATCGGGTTCGCCGACCAGGGCGCCGAGGCGTTCTTCGGCGAGCCGGAGTTCGACACCGCGGACCTGCTGCAGCAGCGCGACGGCAAGGGCGTCATCTCGCTGCTCGAGCTGCCCAACCTGCAGGACCGGCCGGCGCTGTTCTCCACCTTCCTGATGTGGCTGCTCGCCGACCTGTTCCACGACCTGCCCGAGGTCGGCGACGTGGACAAGCCGAAGCTGGTGTTCTTCTTCGACGAGGCGCACCTGTTGTTCAACGACGCCTCGAAGGCGTTCCTGGACTCGATCGCGCAGACCGTCCGGCTGATCCGGTCGAAGGGCGTCGGTGTGTTCTTCGTGACCCAGACCCCGAAGGACGTGCCGGACGCGGTGCTGGCGCAGCTCGGCTCCCGGGTACAGCACCAGCTCCGGGCGCACACGCCGAACGACGCGAAGGCGCTGAAGGCGACCGTGTCGACGTTCCCGAGTTCGTCGTACGACCTGGGCGAGGTGCTCACCCAGCTCGGGATCGGCGAGGCGATCGTGACCGTCATGAACGAGTCCGGTGCACCGACGCCGGTCGCGTGGACCCGGCTGCGGGCGCCGCAGTCGCTGATGGCGCCGGCGACGGCGGAGCAGCTGACGGCCGCGGTGCAGGCCTCGCCGAACAACGCGAAGTACTCCGAGAGCGTCGACCGCGAGTCGGCGTACGAGATCCTCGCGGCGAAGGTCCAGGCAGGCGCGGCGCAGGCCGAGGCCGAGCAGCGGGAGCAGGCCAAGCAGGAGGAGGCGCCGCGGCCGCGCGCCCAGAAGCAGGAGAAGTCGATGGTCGAACAGGTGATCGGCTCGACCGCCTTCAAACAGTTCGCCCGCACCGCCGGTCGCGAGATCGTCCGAGGCCTCTTCGGCGCAGCCCGCAAACGCTGACCCTTTCCCTGCCCTGCAAGGGAAAATCTGCGGTCGGTTGTTGATCAAACGACTGAATCTCGACGTGCCGGCGATCGTTCTCAACTCGTCATCCACAGCCGCGCCGACAGCGATTGGGCCTGAGCGCCCAGCCGTCGTACCGTGTGAGGTGATGGTTGCACAGAGTAGGCAGGCGATCCGGTCCTGGGCGCTCTGGACCCTGACGGTCCCGGCGTTCCTGCTGGTCGTGCTCGTAGACCTCGGCGCGATCGGGTACGGCGTACACGCGTTCACCGAGCGCCCGAGCTGGCGCGGGCTGGACGTCGTGTTCGCGCTCACCGTGTCCGCGCTGATCGCGGTCGAGGGCGCCCGCCGGGTGGAGAGCCGCCGGCGCCGCGGCGGAGCGCTGCACAAGGACCTCGCCCCGGCCTGGATGATCGCCGCGGCCGTCGTACTGCACCCGGCGCTGGCGATCCTGGTCGTCGTACTGCTGCGGATCTGGTGGCGGATCCGGGCCGGCAAATGCATTCCGTACCGCTGGGCCTTCTCGACCGCGGTGTGCGTCCTCGCCGTCGGGGCCGCCCACGCGGTGTTCGTCTCCGCGCGGCACCTGACCGGCAGCGGCGACCTCGGCCTGGTCGTCTCGATGGCCGCCGGCGCCTTCGCGTACGTCGTCACCGACACCCTGCTCTGCGGCCTGGCGATCTCGCTGATCATCCCGGGCAGCAACCGGCGGGAGACCGTCGGCGGGCTCGACGACCTGTGCACCGACGCCACCGCGGCCACGCTCGGCTGCCTGCTCGCGGCGGCCTGCCTGATCACGCCGTGGTTCGCGTTCGTCGCGATCCCGATCACGCTGACTGCACAGCGCGCGCTGCTCCTCGGCCAACTGGAGACCGAGGCGCAGACCGACCCGAAGACCAGCCTGACCCGGGTCGACTGGTGGCGCCGGCGGACCGAGCAGATGCTGCGCACCTCGCGGAACCAGCACGAGCCGATGGCCGTGCTGCTGATCGACATCGACCACTTCAAGCACGTGAACGACCGGCACGGCCACCTGGTCGGCGACGAGGCGCTGCGGGCGGTCGCGACCATCCTGCGGAGCGCGATCCGGGCCAAGGACGTGATCGGCCGGTTCGGCGGCGAGGAGTTCGTGATCGCGCTGCCGGACACCGGGATCGACGAGGCCACCGTGACCGCGGACCGGCTGCGGAACGCGGTCGCCAACAGTCCGCTGGCCGCGATGTGCGCCGGCGTACTGGATGATCCGGACCTGGACCCGGACACCTTCCGTCTGACCGTCAGCATCGGGGTCGCGGTGTATCCGGACGACGGGGCGACCGTCGACGACCTGCTGCTGCGCGCCGACCGGGCGATGTACGCCGCCAAGGCCGCCGGGCGGAACCGGGTCCGGCTGGCCGCGGACACCGTCCCGCTGCACCATCTCACCCAATTCCCGGAACAGACAGAACCTTTGGCTCCTGCCCAGCGTCCTGTGAGGTGAGGACGGCAGGACGGAGTGCGCATGGCGGCAACGGGGAGTCGTGACGACGACTTCACGGCATTCGTGCTGGCCAGATCCGCGCGGTTGGTGCACTTCGCGCGGATGCTCTGCGGCGACGCCGGACTCGCGGAGGACCTGGTACAGACCGCGCTCGAGAAGACGTACCTGCGGTGGGACCGGATCGAGATGGCCGACCCGTTCGGGTACGTGCGGCAGGCCGTGGTCAACCAGCACCTGTCGTGGGTACGGCGACGTCCGTGGCGGGAGCGGCCGAGCGGTGACGCGGCGGAACTCGACCTGTTCCTGGAGGCGGAGGCCGACCCGAGCGGCGGCGTCAACCGACGGATCGCGGTCCGGGCCGCCCTCGCCACGCTGAGCCGCCGCGAGCGCGCGGTCGTCGTACTGCGGTACGTCGAAGACCTGACCGAACGGGAGACCGCGGCGACCCTCGGGGTGGCGATCGGAACAGTGAAGAGCGCCAACGCCCGAGCCCTGGTCAAACTACGAACCGCGCCGGAACTGAGTGGTGTGGGAGAGCGCACATGAGCAACGAACTGCGATGCGGTGTGGCGCCGGCCCGACGCGGGGTCCTGCGCGGGGAGCGCATGAGCGACGAGTTGCCGGGTGATGTGGGGCGGTGCCGATGTGAGGTGCTGCGTGGGTCGTGTGGGGTGCGCATGGGCGACGAGTTGCCGGGTGATGTGGGGCGGTGCCGATGCGAGGTGCTGCGTGGGTCGTGTGGGGTGCGCACGGGCGACGAGTTGCCGGGTGATGTGGGGCGGTGCCGACCCGGGGTGATTCGCGAGTCGCGGGGGGTGTGCATGGCGACGAGTTGCGGTGTCGTGTGGGGTGGTGCCGGCGTGGGGTGCTGCGTGGGTTGTGTGTGGGCGATGGGTTGCGGGGCTCTGGGCGTGGGGTGCTGCGTGAGGCGTGTGGTGTGGGGGTGTGGGGATGAGTGACAGGCTGGTTGAGGAGGAGCTTCGGGATGCGTTGGCGCCGGATCACTCGATCGCGCCGCTCGATCCGTCGCAGGTGATCGCGGGGGCGCGGCGGCGGAGAGTTCGGGGGCGGGCGACGGCTGCTGCGGCGGCTTCGGTTGCTGTTGCCGGGGTCGTCGTGCTGGGGGGTGTGGTCGGCCACGGGTTCCTGCGTGGCGACGTACCGCAGCCCGCGAACCCGCCGTCGACTGCGCCCGCGCGACCGACCACCCCGACACCGACCACCCCGACACCGACCACCCCGACACCGACCCCCACGCGTCCGCCGGCCACGCCTGCGCCGACGCCGACCGTACAGCCGACAGCACCACCGTCGATCCGCCCGACCGGCGCACCTACCGCGACCCGGACCGACTCCTCGCCGACGCGCCTCCCGACTCCAACACCGACCGGGGCGCCGACGGGACCACCGACCGGGGCGGTGACTCCAACCGGGAGGACGACTGAAACGCCGACGAGGGTGGCGACCACCATGCCGAGCATGAACACGCCGCCGGCGCCGACCGGCCGCACTCCAGTACGCCGTGCCACGCCGACAGTCCCGCCGACCCGTACGCCGAACTAGACCCCGCAGGGTCTGCACCAGAACCATTTCCCCCACCGACTGCGTCCTTCAGCCCGACCGAACATCACATAGGTGCGGAGGGCAACAATGAACGAGGCAGGCCGGAAGCGGCGAACGACCCGAATCCTGCTCGGCGGACTCGCCGCCGCGGCGGTGGTCGGCGTCGCAGTCGCAGGTACGGCGATGGCGCGCAGCTACAACTCCAACGCCGACGCGGTGGTCCAGGGCGGTCCCGCAGCCACCCCAGCCCAACCAACCGCCAGCCCGACCGAGGCCACCCGCTCCCCATCCGCCCGCCCCGTCCCCACCCCCACCTGCTGGTCAACCCGAGCAGTTCCCTCGGCAACCACCTCACCCACCGACGAGCCAACCCCCACCGCAGCAACCCCAACCCGCCGAGCGGCGCCGACACCCACGGCAACCCCAGCCCGCCGAGCGGCGCCGACACCCACGGCGGCAACCCCAGCCCGCACCCGCGCCGCCACCCCACCACCGACCGCCGCGCCAACCCGCCGAGCAACCCCCAGCGTCTCCCCGACGCCGAGCCCGACCCGTCGAGCGGTGGCCCCCACTGTTCCTCCGACGGTGAGCCCGACCCGCCGCCCGGTGCCCACTGCGACGCAGCCTCCCACCGCGAGCCCGCGCCACCTGGGCGCGACTCCGACGCAACCGCCGCGCGTACGCCCCACCCGCGGAACGGTGCCCACAGCAACGGTCTCCCCGACCGCAGTGCCGAGCCTGCGGCAGACCGCATCACCGACGGCAGCGCCGACCGCGTCACCGACGGCAGCGCCGACCTGCGAATCCTCCGCGACGCCGACCGCCTCGCCGTCGGCCCCGCCGACCCGCACGCCCGGCCCGCGCCCGACCCCGACCCAACCGCCGACGGTATCCCCGACCCGGACCTCCGGCCCGCGTCCGACCCCGACGCAGCCCCCGACCGTCGCCCCGACCCGCGCCCCGCGGCCAACTCCCACCGAGCCCCCGACCCGCACCCCCGAGCCGACCTATCCGCCAACGGTTTCGCCGCGCGGTAAGTAGCCGGACCCCCACCACTCACCAAGCAAACGGCCGTACGCCCGCTGGAGACCAGCGAGCGTGCGGCCGTGCTGTTGTCGGGGATTGGTGAGTGGTGGCAGTTCACCGGGTGCCCGGACCGCCACCACTCACCAAGTAGGCGGCCGTACGTCCGCTGAAGGATCGGTGGGCGGGCGGCCGGCGTGTTGGCTGAGGTTGGTCAGTGGGGGCGGACCGCCAGGCCATCACAATTGGCGGCGAGGTGGGTGGTTACGCGGGGACCGGTCGGTTGGTGGGTGATTGTGATGGGCTGGCGGTCCGCCGCTCGGGCGCCCCGATGCGGCGCTGGCCCCGGCGTCAGGCTGAGGAGCTGGAGCGGCGGCGGGTCGCCAGGGTGCCGAGGGCAGGTTTCGGCAGGTGCCGAAGGTGGTGCGGTTGGGCGGGTGTCGGGAGTGGTGGCGGTTCGGTAGGAGCCGAGGGGCGGTGCGGTTGGGCGGGTGCCGAGGATGGTGGGTCGGCGGGTGCCGTGGGTGAGGCGGGTGGTGGGGGTGGTGGGGGTTTAGCAGGTGGGGGAGGTGGTGGCGTTGATCCAGGCCTTGGCGACGTACATGCCTGGGTTTACGCGGAGCCAGACGTTGCTTGTGCCTTGTGAGCCGGTGACGTTTTCGCCGGTGGTCTGGCATTCGACGGTGACCTGGGCCGACTTGCCGGCCATGCCGACGACCGCGCCCGAGGAATTCGGCGCGTTCCGGACGTTCAGGTAGCCGGACGAGATCGACACCGTGCCGCGGCCGCCGTCGCCGGTCCACAGGTACGTGACGTCGACCCACCCGTTGTCGGCCAGCTGCAGTGCGTCCCAGAAGACGCCGTCGGCAAGGTCGATCCCCGCCGGGTTCGCGACCGTACGGCCGAACTGGTCCTTCCCGCCGTTGTACCCGTTCTGGTACGCCGCCTGCGCCTCCGGCTTGCCCTGCGCGAGGTCTTTCCACATCTCACGAGTCGCGCTCGGGTTCCAGTAGTCGTCCGTGGTGTTCCACGGCCCGACGTCCCACACCGGCTCGAACGCGCAACGCGTCGCGGTGCAGACCTTTGACGCTGTACGTACCGGATCCGTTGCCGGACAGCCCACGCCGCGACGGCAGCGCCACGAAGTGGTCTCGGCTCGCGATCACGTGGCCGTTGGCCGTCGTACCGCCGACGAGACCCTCGCGAGTGGCGAACACGTGCAACTTCAGCGGAGCAGCCTGGATCGTCATCCGCGGCGCCACCGCCTTGTCGGTCGGCTGGACGGTCACGTCGCCGACCCACGGCTTCCCGCCGGTCGGCGGTGCGAGAACGATGATCCGGATCTGCACCTGGTCGCTTGCCCCGGGCAATGCGGTCGGCGTACCGGACTTGACCGCGGTCCACTCGGACCACCGGTCGTTCAACCACGCGCGTACGTCGACCTCGGCCGACGAACCGGCGGGCGCGCCGCTCGTGTACCCGACGACCACGGCGGACGTCGGCGAGCCGAATCGGACCGGGGTCAGCTCGGCCAGGCCGGAGCGCTGCTTGATCTCGGTCGCGCCGATCGCGGCCGGCGCGTCGCCGAGGACGATCCGGTTGCCTTCGAGCTTCACGTTGCTCGAACCTGCGACCGGCTGGGCGGAGACAGCGACCGGGTGGGTCGGGGCCGCGGCGCTGGGCGGCGCCAGCGTAAAGGTCGCGGCAAGGATGGCCGCGGCCGCCGCGAGACAGGCTGCGGACGTGCTTCTACGGGTGATACGCATGGGCGGAACCTCCGGGGCGGTGAAGGTGTGTACTCACCCCAATGTGACTCATCGACGTCTCTCGTGGCTAGCCCGTCAATAAGTTTCTTCGAAGGAGTTGGTGACGAAACAGAACCCGATCGGTCGCCCACCGGGTTTGGACCGGTGTGACAGAGGCTGAGGAGAATCGATGAACCGGACCGCGGACGCCGACTTCGAGCGCTTCGTGCAGGCGCAGTCGACCCCCCTGCTCCGTTTCGCGGAGATGCTGTGCGGCGATCGGCACACTGCCGAGGACCTGGTGCAGCAAGCGTTGATGCGGTCCTACCCGAAATGGCACCGGCTGGAGGGCGACCCGTTGCGGTACGTCCGCCGGGTGCTGGTGAACCGCTTCCTCAGCCAGGCCCGCCGGCGCTGGAACAACGAAGTACCCAGTGATCCGGTGCTCAACGATTGGGATCAGCGAGCGGTGGCGGACTTCGCCGGGGAGGTACAGACCAGGGAGGCCGTGCTCTCGGCCCTGAGTGGTCTGACCGTCCGGGAAAGAGCCGTGGTCGCGCTGCGCTACTCGCAGGATCTCTCCGAGGCCGAGACCGCCGAGCTGCTCGGTATGGCGCCCGGGACCGTGAAGAGCACGGCTTCCCGCGGGCTGGCCAAGTTGCGTCTGGCACCCGACCTGATCGACAGCCGAGTTGGAGGAAACTGATGAGTGACGAGCAGCGAGTACGCGACGCTCTCACGTACGAGATGGAGCACTGGCAGCCGAACGCCGCCGACCTGATGCGGCGCGGCAAGCGGCTGACCTGGCTGCGCCGTGGCCTCGCCGCGGCGGGTGTCACCGCCCTCGCCGGAACCGTTGCGACGGTGTCCGCAGCGGTGGGCGGAGCGGCGCCGGTGAGGAACCTGCTGGCGGGTGGCGGTAAGCCGCCGGTGTCGGCGGTGGCCCCGACCGACACCCCGAAGGTGCCGACGGTCGACCCGACCTGCCTCCCGCAGCAGCCGGCCAAGCCGCAGCTGCCGAAGGTGACGGTGTCGGTGAACAAGACCATCGACCCGAACACCCCGCCGTCGGTGCCGGCCAAGCCCACGCTGCCGACCGGCAAGCCCACGCTGCCGACCGGCAAGCCGACCCTGCCGACGGCGAGGCCGAGCCTTCCGACCGGCAAGCCCACTCTGCCGACGACCAAGCCGTCGCTGCCGTCCAAGCCGGGCAAGCCGACCCTTCCGGGTACGCCGACTCTCCCAGGCAAGCCGACGCTCCCGTCCAAGCCGACGCTCCCGTCGACCAAGCCCACGCTGCCCTCGACGAAGCCGACGCTGCCGAACCTCCCGTCGACCAAGCCAACCCTGCCGGGCACTCCGACCAAGCCAAGCCTGCCGAGCAAGCCGAGCCTGCCCGCGAAGCCGTCGCTGCCGGCCAAGCCCACGCTCCCGACCGCCAAGCCGACCGCGGTTCCGTCGGTCAAGCTCCCGGACTGCGTGCACGGCGTACCGACCGATAAGCCGACCGCTCCGAAGCCGTCGTTGCCGACCGTGCCGGGCAAGCCCACCGACAAGCCGTCGTTGCCGAAGCCGTCCGCATCGGTCTCGGCGGGCGTCGAGGTGACCGTCGACCCGGGCAAGCCGTCGATCCCGACCGCGAAGCCGACGCTTCCCGGGAAGCCGGCGCTCCCCGGTCAGCCGACCATCCCGGCCCCGACCGGAAAGCCCAGCTTCCCGACCCCGGGCGTCCCGACGTCATTCCCTACCGGCCACCCCTCCCCCGGCCGCTAGGGCTTCCCGCCACCGGCGAGTAGATCAACCCTGCAGGTCTACTCGCCGGTGGCACCGTCCACGAGTTCGCGGGCCACGTCCAGGTGGCCCGCGTGCCGGGCGTATTCCTGGAGCACGTGAAACAGGATCCAGTTCAGCGTCGGCCGGTCGTCGGTCCCGAAACGGCCCCCGGCCGGCGCGCTCGCCGCTGGGTCCGCCCCGCTCACCACCTGGCGGGTGAACTCGCCACCCGCGTGCAGTTGCGTCAGCAGACCGTCGAGCGTGTCACCCGGCTCAAGCGTCCAGCGGCCGTCCGGGTCGTCTGCCGAGTCGCCCCACGGATGCTCGACCTGCTCGGCGGTGAATCCCCAGCGCAACCAGCGACGCTCCATGAAGACCAGGTGCTTCAGCAGTTCCAGCGGCGTCCACCCCGACGGCAGCCGGCTGCTGCGCAGGTCGGCGTCGCTCAGCCCGGTCAGCTTGGTCTCGACGATCCCGCGGTACCGATCGAGGTACTGCAGGTGCAGCTCGATCGTGTCCGCGACCTCCCGGGCGGGCTTCACGACAGCCCCCGCAGGTACTCGGCGGTCGCGTCGTCGGCGGGGTAGAACGACTCGATCATCAACTCCGACACTGTCACGTCCACCGGCGTACCGAAGGTTGCGATCGTGGTCAGCAAGGACAGCTCCCGTCCGTCGTGGGTGAGTCTGAACGGTACGACGACATCGGTCGGGCCTGGCGCGGCCGGGTGGTCGTGCACGGCGTACCCGCGGAGCTCGTCGTACAGGTCCTGGAGCTCGGGATCCGCCGTACTGGCGACCTGGCGTTGCAGGCTCGCGAGCACGGCGGCGCGGACGTCGGCGATGTTGCCGATCCGCCGGGCCAGGCCGTCCGGGTGCAGGGTCAGCCGGAGTGCGTTGATCGGTGCCTGCAGCAACTTCTCGCCGACGTCCGCGGTGAAGATCGCGATCCCGGCGTTCGCCTCGACGATGTTCCACCAGCGGTCGACGACGAGCGCGGGGTACGGCTCGTGGGCCTGCAGCAGCCGGCGCAGCGTCGTACGGATCGCGAGCATCGCCGGCGAGTGCAGCGACGCCTCGCTGTAGATCGGCGCGAACCCGCCGGCCAGCAGCAACTGGTTGCGGTCCCGCAGCGGTACGTCGAGGTGCTCGGCCAGTCGCAGGACCATGTCGCGACTCGGCCTCGACCGCCCGGTCTCGACGAAGCTCACATGCCGCGTGGACACGTCGACGCGGTTCGCCAGCTCGAGCTGACTGAGCCGCCGGCGCTCCCGCCAGCCGCGCAGGAGCTCACCCACCGGACGCTGGAAAGTCTCCTCGATCGTCGCTGCCATAGCTCCGACCGTAACTGGTTGCGTAGACAGTTCCATTACCTGTGACGTCATCGACGGTACGCCGGGTGGGGCG harbors:
- a CDS encoding DinB family protein — encoded protein: MKPAREVADTIELHLQYLDRYRGIVETKLTGLSDADLRSSRLPSGWTPLELLKHLVFMERRWLRWGFTAEQVEHPWGDSADDPDGRWTLEPGDTLDGLLTQLHAGGEFTRQVVSGADPAASAPAGGRFGTDDRPTLNWILFHVLQEYARHAGHLDVARELVDGATGE
- a CDS encoding helicase HerA-like domain-containing protein; this encodes MAEKADVVDTVKQGYAFEGAALELGSLLVDGEPKPEAVVRIPLGMMNRHGLVAGATGTGKTKTLQLMAEQLSAAGVAVFAADVKGDLSGISQPGTGGDKLLARTKAIGQEWTATGFPTEFYALGGQGTGIPIRATITSFGPVLLSKVLGLNDVQESSLGLIFHYADKAGLTLLDLKDLRSVIQHLTSDEGKADLKDLGGLSAATAGVILRALIGFADQGAEAFFGEPEFDTADLLQQRDGKGVISLLELPNLQDRPALFSTFLMWLLADLFHDLPEVGDVDKPKLVFFFDEAHLLFNDASKAFLDSIAQTVRLIRSKGVGVFFVTQTPKDVPDAVLAQLGSRVQHQLRAHTPNDAKALKATVSTFPSSSYDLGEVLTQLGIGEAIVTVMNESGAPTPVAWTRLRAPQSLMAPATAEQLTAAVQASPNNAKYSESVDRESAYEILAAKVQAGAAQAEAEQREQAKQEEAPRPRAQKQEKSMVEQVIGSTAFKQFARTAGREIVRGLFGAARKR
- a CDS encoding LytR C-terminal domain-containing protein; translated protein: MTAIHPQPRPHSRIRWRTPITMVILLGILAGGGWWGWKSLMSSSAGPTCTEQKLTNNRLLPTQVVLNVYNGGARAGSAGRVSDALKKRGFSVSKVSNEPKGNKVDVVALRGTAANAPEMLLVAGQLNQKAQMIADGRTDHSVDLVIGAGFGSVKIKGIPSVAVKAGTTVCLPVVHTPQPIPSGQNPN
- a CDS encoding SigE family RNA polymerase sigma factor — its product is MNRTADADFERFVQAQSTPLLRFAEMLCGDRHTAEDLVQQALMRSYPKWHRLEGDPLRYVRRVLVNRFLSQARRRWNNEVPSDPVLNDWDQRAVADFAGEVQTREAVLSALSGLTVRERAVVALRYSQDLSEAETAELLGMAPGTVKSTASRGLAKLRLAPDLIDSRVGGN
- a CDS encoding GGDEF domain-containing protein, with product MVAQSRQAIRSWALWTLTVPAFLLVVLVDLGAIGYGVHAFTERPSWRGLDVVFALTVSALIAVEGARRVESRRRRGGALHKDLAPAWMIAAAVVLHPALAILVVVLLRIWWRIRAGKCIPYRWAFSTAVCVLAVGAAHAVFVSARHLTGSGDLGLVVSMAAGAFAYVVTDTLLCGLAISLIIPGSNRRETVGGLDDLCTDATAATLGCLLAAACLITPWFAFVAIPITLTAQRALLLGQLETEAQTDPKTSLTRVDWWRRRTEQMLRTSRNQHEPMAVLLIDIDHFKHVNDRHGHLVGDEALRAVATILRSAIRAKDVIGRFGGEEFVIALPDTGIDEATVTADRLRNAVANSPLAAMCAGVLDDPDLDPDTFRLTVSIGVAVYPDDGATVDDLLLRADRAMYAAKAAGRNRVRLAADTVPLHHLTQFPEQTEPLAPAQRPVR
- a CDS encoding type II toxin-antitoxin system VapB family antitoxin, whose amino-acid sequence is MIFKRVGDDRPYPDHGLRPKDWSALPPRQVRLDELVTTKGTLDLTALLDEDSTFYGDLFAHVVEWKGDMYLEDGLHRALRAALQQRQVLHARVLVVD
- a CDS encoding helix-turn-helix domain-containing protein is translated as MAATIEETFQRPVGELLRGWRERRRLSQLELANRVDVSTRHVSFVETGRSRPSRDMVLRLAEHLDVPLRDRNQLLLAGGFAPIYSEASLHSPAMLAIRTTLRRLLQAHEPYPALVVDRWWNIVEANAGIAIFTADVGEKLLQAPINALRLTLHPDGLARRIGNIADVRAAVLASLQRQVASTADPELQDLYDELRGYAVHDHPAAPGPTDVVVPFRLTHDGRELSLLTTIATFGTPVDVTVSELMIESFYPADDATAEYLRGLS
- a CDS encoding IS4 family transposase produces the protein MPRGGWKKPETGRRLSDLVSVGVLTRVFPPALVDEVIAEVGRTEQRHRSLPARVMAYFSIGMALYSEGSYEDVLAQLTDGLSWVSGWTETFSPPSKSAIFQARARLGAEPLAALFERVARPVGTDTTPGVWLAGRRLVAIDGMCLDVADTRANHEHFGRPGVDKGERAAFPQARVVALAECGTHAVFAAEIGTYPESEAALAERLLDRLVPGMVLTADRGFFSYALWRKAIAAGADLLWRIRTDKSGPKPIHVEDLPDGSWLAHLRQSHTAAARREEPMLVRVIDYTIDDGRDNPTAYRLFTTLTDPDEVSATDLAAAYAQRWEIELTFDELKTHQRGPRTVLRSKSPDLVLQEIWGHLCCHYAIRSLMAEAATHAGHDPDRVSFVAALRITRQTLAHPGAFSP
- a CDS encoding SigE family RNA polymerase sigma factor; its protein translation is MAATGSRDDDFTAFVLARSARLVHFARMLCGDAGLAEDLVQTALEKTYLRWDRIEMADPFGYVRQAVVNQHLSWVRRRPWRERPSGDAAELDLFLEAEADPSGGVNRRIAVRAALATLSRRERAVVVLRYVEDLTERETAATLGVAIGTVKSANARALVKLRTAPELSGVGERT